In Deinococcus sp. Leaf326, the genomic stretch GCGGTATGCGCGGGGGAAGCCCGATCAAAGGGGCGCTTTTGCGTGCAGGTCCACCTCTTGGAGGGAGTTAGAATCATGGCAAAAGGAACGTTTGAGCGCACGAAGCCGCACGTGAACGTGGGCACCATCGGGCACGTCGATCACGGCAAGACCACCCTGACGGCCGCCATCA encodes the following:
- a CDS encoding GTP-binding protein, whose amino-acid sequence is MAKGTFERTKPHVNVGTIGHVDHGKTTLTAAI